From Marinobacter alexandrii, one genomic window encodes:
- a CDS encoding methylglyoxal synthase produces MNIAIIAYDGKKAEMVQFLLNHKAILNSSKLISTGTTGSHVENAGFKVDKLLSGPLGGDAQIAAMAAEKKVDAVVFFRDPLGKHPHRMCRCYLEFAMFTI; encoded by the coding sequence ATGAACATAGCAATCATAGCATATGATGGTAAAAAAGCAGAGATGGTTCAATTCTTATTAAATCATAAAGCTATCCTTAATTCATCAAAGCTTATTTCGACTGGAACAACAGGATCTCATGTGGAGAATGCCGGGTTTAAAGTTGATAAACTACTTTCAGGCCCTTTAGGAGGAGATGCGCAGATTGCTGCAATGGCAGCCGAGAAGAAAGTTGATGCCGTCGTTTTTTTCAGAGACCCTCTGGGTAAACACCCGCACCGGATGTGCAGATGTTACTTAGAGTTTGCGATGTTCACAATATAG
- a CDS encoding bifunctional 4-hydroxy-2-oxoglutarate aldolase/2-dehydro-3-deoxy-phosphogluconate aldolase, with amino-acid sequence MARFSRIDVFQAMKSNGMVPLFYHKDAALGKKVLKACYEGGARTLEFTNRGDYAHEVFRELNLYAEKELPEMILGVGSVTDAGAASLYMQLGANFVVTPVLREDIALSCNRKKVLWSPGCGTLSEIARAEELGCELVKLFPGGTYGPGFVKAIKGPCPWTNIMPTGGVSPDPENLKGWVDAGVTCVGMGSQLISKDILQEGKFEELTQRVKHTLETIAKLRNG; translated from the coding sequence GTGGCAAGATTTTCTAGAATTGATGTGTTCCAAGCGATGAAAAGCAATGGAATGGTTCCGCTCTTTTATCACAAAGATGCAGCACTTGGAAAAAAGGTACTCAAAGCCTGCTATGAAGGAGGTGCTCGTACTCTTGAATTCACCAATCGAGGTGACTATGCGCATGAAGTATTCAGAGAGTTGAATCTGTATGCTGAAAAAGAGCTTCCAGAGATGATTCTCGGGGTAGGATCTGTCACAGATGCCGGAGCAGCCTCTCTTTACATGCAGCTGGGAGCCAACTTTGTAGTTACACCTGTACTAAGGGAAGACATTGCATTGTCTTGTAATAGAAAAAAAGTCCTATGGTCTCCCGGGTGTGGCACACTATCTGAAATAGCTAGGGCAGAGGAGCTAGGTTGTGAGTTAGTTAAGCTATTTCCTGGAGGAACTTATGGTCCTGGATTTGTGAAAGCAATAAAGGGCCCTTGCCCTTGGACGAATATTATGCCTACAGGTGGTGTATCTCCTGACCCAGAAAATTTGAAAGGATGGGTCGATGCAGGAGTTACTTGTGTTGGGATGGGATCTCAATTGATATCCAAAGATATTTTGCAAGAAGGAAAATTTGAGGAGTTGACCCAAAGGGTTAAGCATACTCTGGAGACTATTGCCAAATTGAGAAATGGATGA
- a CDS encoding polysaccharide lyase family 7 protein — MDFLTTHPIRQWKLIMTIAMIIFVTSCSKQEELDSIQLQDEPALSSNSVKLGVSSVTADASQSPNVPSNVLDGNLGTRWSGQGNPVYFVIDMGSSALIDYLKIAFFKGNERTSSFEVFVRNSTSDSWEKINSKTSSGTTNSLQTFDLSNRNARYLRLKCKGNSVNNWNSLTEIEVWGTGSTGGGPGSGTGNSPGDILGLTSNTWKLNGFTGNPGANATYRDNVLSATGQSFSNYDDPNYFYTDGTGTYFKCYRGLGTSTSSSNPRVELRELSNGNLASWNGSSGTHEMTWTVRVDRLPRSTNGNSGVLCFGQIHGPDPNNDGVDVDDVIRVQFLGDPDQTTGGVRMKISGYITEEVQGGSKIIDRGYQLDTEYTFTLRYSGGTVRLFEGSTQIFSQAMDTSTEGNYFKAGNYLQSVKNASYTGSYGLVRIRNLNVSHN, encoded by the coding sequence ATGGATTTTTTAACAACTCACCCTATTAGGCAATGGAAACTGATAATGACCATTGCAATGATAATTTTTGTTACATCTTGCTCAAAGCAAGAAGAACTTGATAGCATTCAGCTCCAAGATGAACCCGCACTCTCAAGTAATTCGGTAAAACTTGGTGTCTCTAGCGTCACAGCAGATGCTTCTCAAAGCCCCAATGTCCCTTCAAACGTATTGGACGGGAATTTAGGTACTCGGTGGTCCGGTCAAGGTAATCCTGTCTATTTTGTGATTGACATGGGTTCCTCAGCTTTAATTGACTATCTCAAAATAGCTTTTTTTAAAGGCAATGAAAGAACCTCTAGTTTTGAAGTATTCGTGAGGAACAGTACCAGTGATTCTTGGGAAAAGATCAATTCTAAGACAAGTAGTGGTACTACTAACTCTTTGCAAACCTTCGATTTATCAAATAGAAATGCACGATATCTACGGCTTAAGTGTAAGGGAAATAGTGTGAACAACTGGAATAGTCTGACTGAAATAGAGGTATGGGGAACTGGATCTACAGGAGGAGGTCCAGGAAGCGGAACAGGTAACTCTCCGGGAGATATATTAGGACTTACTTCCAATACATGGAAACTAAACGGATTTACCGGAAACCCTGGAGCGAATGCCACTTACAGAGATAATGTTCTCAGCGCAACAGGTCAATCATTTAGCAACTATGATGATCCAAATTACTTCTACACAGATGGAACAGGAACTTATTTTAAGTGCTACAGAGGTTTGGGAACATCCACAAGTTCCAGTAATCCAAGAGTTGAACTTCGAGAGTTGAGTAATGGAAACTTAGCTAGCTGGAATGGGTCTTCTGGTACACACGAAATGACATGGACGGTAAGAGTAGATAGATTGCCCAGAAGTACAAATGGCAATAGCGGTGTGCTTTGTTTTGGTCAGATTCATGGCCCTGATCCAAATAATGATGGCGTAGACGTGGATGACGTGATTCGAGTACAATTCTTGGGAGATCCGGATCAGACAACAGGTGGAGTACGCATGAAAATAAGCGGTTACATCACAGAAGAAGTTCAGGGTGGCAGCAAGATTATCGATAGAGGCTACCAGTTGGATACAGAATATACCTTCACTTTAAGGTATTCTGGAGGAACAGTAAGATTGTTCGAAGGGAGTACTCAGATATTCTCACAAGCGATGGATACAAGTACCGAAGGAAACTATTTTAAAGCTGGAAACTATCTGCAGTCAGTGAAGAACGCCAGTTATACTGGCTCATATGGCCTGGTCAGAATAAGGAATTTGAATGTTTCTCATAATTAA
- a CDS encoding serine hydrolase domain-containing protein — MKYHFKIMSFIGIIMCLFSCKEVSSEKEKESSALSVTKATKIDSVCQALLSKGNTVGFSIAIAHEGNILFSKGYGLANIDSRKPATENTIYAIASISKFITAVTTMKLLEDGKIDLADKVVDYLLDFPRQEGMEDITIEHLLRHQSGLVDHEDWFDSLYIEEGRVFERHEFFDFIDRPLFFEPGSSYSYSNSGYATLSIILEQISNQSFQDLIIEKIGKPLELNSLGQWPLNWNKENASMSYELTENGVDTSFHMMTKSMKGDGGLSASAADLVRLASSLAYGEYLKEASLDKIMSPTKIGEVEIDYGLGVKMGTLSDQETWGHSGGYKGTGWAIVSHYPESGFTFAAVINTNYSPEEAWTIRHLIMPIVLGIDRPVYQKQTIENPEKYIGKYTAINRWGKQQPSVRTISFENGELVRDDPHTEHPGSTLYPIGENQFSWNPYPFDEFKFHVVNGEVVAVSEYMDGFFAMVRLKE; from the coding sequence ATGAAATATCATTTCAAAATCATGTCTTTTATTGGCATTATAATGTGCTTGTTTTCTTGCAAAGAAGTATCATCAGAAAAAGAGAAAGAGTCGTCTGCCCTATCAGTTACTAAAGCAACAAAAATCGATTCAGTGTGTCAAGCATTACTTTCTAAGGGGAATACGGTGGGGTTTTCTATTGCCATCGCGCATGAAGGAAATATACTCTTTTCTAAGGGCTATGGATTGGCCAATATTGATTCCAGAAAACCTGCAACTGAAAATACCATCTATGCTATTGCATCCATTTCAAAATTCATCACGGCTGTTACAACAATGAAGCTATTAGAAGATGGTAAGATCGATCTTGCTGACAAAGTAGTTGACTATTTACTTGATTTTCCCAGACAAGAAGGAATGGAAGATATTACCATTGAGCATCTACTTCGTCATCAATCTGGATTGGTAGACCATGAGGACTGGTTTGATAGTTTGTATATCGAGGAAGGAAGAGTCTTTGAAAGACATGAATTCTTTGACTTCATTGACCGTCCTTTATTCTTTGAGCCTGGAAGCAGTTACTCCTACTCAAACTCAGGGTATGCCACTTTATCTATCATTTTAGAACAAATAAGCAATCAGTCATTCCAGGATCTTATTATTGAAAAAATTGGGAAGCCATTAGAACTAAACTCACTTGGTCAGTGGCCTCTGAATTGGAATAAAGAAAATGCTTCTATGAGTTATGAGTTAACTGAAAATGGAGTTGATACAAGCTTTCATATGATGACAAAATCTATGAAAGGAGACGGTGGGCTATCAGCATCAGCTGCAGATTTAGTAAGGCTTGCCTCCTCATTGGCTTATGGTGAATATCTTAAAGAAGCTTCCTTAGACAAAATCATGAGTCCTACAAAGATTGGAGAAGTTGAAATTGACTATGGATTAGGAGTGAAAATGGGTACGTTGAGCGATCAGGAAACCTGGGGCCATTCTGGTGGATATAAAGGAACAGGCTGGGCCATAGTTTCTCATTATCCGGAATCCGGATTTACTTTTGCTGCTGTTATCAATACAAACTATTCTCCTGAAGAAGCCTGGACGATCAGACATTTAATCATGCCAATAGTCTTAGGAATTGATAGGCCTGTCTACCAAAAGCAAACTATTGAGAATCCAGAAAAATATATAGGAAAGTATACGGCTATCAATCGATGGGGAAAGCAGCAGCCTTCGGTTAGAACAATAAGTTTCGAAAATGGAGAATTAGTGAGAGATGACCCACATACTGAACATCCGGGTTCAACCCTATATCCTATCGGAGAAAATCAATTTTCATGGAATCCTTACCCTTTTGATGAGTTTAAGTTTCATGTAGTCAACGGAGAGGTGGTGGCTGTATCTGAATATATGGATGGTTTTTTCGCCATGGTAAGGTTGAAAGAGTAG
- a CDS encoding NUDIX domain-containing protein: MQTKMGPLDTAVSIDSYECTIAVECCVFGFQDNVLKILLVKRSIAPFKDYWLLPGGAISEGKTLSESLNQVLFSLTGIQEIPHQQVACYGQVDRHPIKRVVSVSFYALVKPENHPAIPKSYISDIKWYPLDELPKLGFDHDLLFKDALMKLRSNLRVNLVFGELLPDLFTLTELQDLYESILNEKLDRRNFRKKILQMNILETTNQKKAGIKGGPTLYKRK, encoded by the coding sequence ATGCAAACTAAAATGGGCCCATTAGACACTGCTGTTTCAATTGATTCTTATGAATGCACCATTGCAGTAGAGTGCTGTGTTTTTGGATTTCAGGATAACGTACTAAAAATCTTACTGGTTAAAAGGTCCATAGCCCCATTCAAAGATTATTGGTTACTTCCAGGAGGAGCTATTAGCGAAGGGAAAACCCTTTCTGAGTCTTTGAATCAAGTGTTATTCAGTCTTACAGGCATTCAAGAGATTCCACATCAGCAAGTAGCTTGTTATGGTCAGGTAGACAGACATCCGATCAAAAGAGTTGTTTCCGTTTCTTTCTATGCGCTTGTTAAACCTGAAAATCACCCTGCCATACCAAAAAGTTATATTTCTGATATCAAATGGTATCCTTTAGATGAGCTTCCTAAACTAGGATTTGATCATGATCTTCTTTTTAAGGATGCATTAATGAAGTTGAGGTCTAATCTGAGGGTGAATTTGGTTTTTGGAGAACTTCTGCCTGATCTATTTACACTAACCGAACTTCAGGACCTCTATGAAAGCATCCTCAACGAAAAATTAGATAGGAGGAACTTCAGAAAAAAGATTCTACAAATGAATATCCTGGAGACAACCAATCAAAAGAAAGCTGGTATCAAGGGAGGCCCAACATTATATAAGCGCAAATAA
- a CDS encoding chondroitinase-B domain-containing protein — protein sequence MDLKRIFNFSFITVVCSIIAFSQTTRFAVSTQTEFNSALNEASSGDSIVWESGTYDNIFMDITKNGITVTANVAGQTIMQGASKVEIPADDVVLSGIQFIGGNIGTDHVIRIDGSNILVTQINISRYTCHKYLIVDELSQYVTVSYSNFENRLNSADQNILSLLVDDTNPGYHKVQYCSFKNFEGGGNDEGVEPIRIGVSTQSEFNSRSIVEYCYFTQCDGDGEIISNKASQNIIRYNTFEDNSKAEVVLRHGNEAIVYGNFFINNMGGVRVREGQNHFIFNNYFEGMDRRTIYLQNESSDPLDFIHVYFNTMVNSAEVILGGDGGSNPPGNVTFANNIFSQPDNALFEESTGDEAWIGNISFGSLGIDRPSGITGVDPLLEENSEGFLQLSSTSPAINSAESGYPSIPTFEGLDIDNEILLDLMKQDRPSDITSKDVGASEFSDDLFVQPHVNEDNTGPSYLSNQEFVTLTTTVEGDGSIVLDPASDVYTSGTSVTVTAVPNGNSQFVEWSGALSGTENPQTIVLNEDTEASAVFETGPLGLDNESSIKLFPNPTDTEINFQFLQKHNSRIIIEIYNATGKRIDQLSNQQYKEGVHMISENISGYDSGIYFLRFKRLDSNNSVIDAEIHKFLKR from the coding sequence ATGGATCTTAAGCGTATTTTCAACTTTTCATTTATCACTGTGGTGTGTTCAATTATCGCCTTTTCTCAGACGACCAGATTTGCTGTTTCTACACAGACCGAATTCAATAGTGCACTCAATGAAGCGTCTTCCGGTGACTCTATTGTATGGGAATCTGGAACATACGACAACATTTTTATGGATATCACAAAAAATGGAATTACAGTAACAGCTAATGTTGCAGGGCAGACCATAATGCAAGGGGCTTCAAAAGTAGAAATACCTGCAGATGATGTTGTTTTAAGCGGAATACAATTCATCGGAGGAAATATTGGCACAGACCATGTGATACGAATTGATGGCAGTAATATCCTCGTGACGCAGATTAATATTAGCAGATACACCTGTCATAAATACTTGATAGTAGACGAACTTTCACAATATGTAACTGTCAGCTACAGCAACTTTGAAAATAGACTGAACTCCGCAGACCAGAATATACTTTCACTCCTTGTAGACGATACAAATCCTGGATATCATAAGGTTCAGTACTGTTCCTTCAAAAACTTCGAAGGTGGTGGCAATGATGAAGGTGTAGAACCTATACGAATAGGTGTAAGCACACAAAGTGAATTCAATAGTAGATCTATCGTGGAATATTGCTATTTCACACAATGCGATGGTGATGGTGAAATCATCTCAAATAAGGCTTCCCAAAATATCATTCGGTACAATACGTTTGAGGATAATTCTAAGGCTGAGGTTGTACTTAGACATGGTAATGAAGCCATTGTTTATGGTAACTTTTTTATCAATAATATGGGAGGTGTTAGAGTTCGTGAAGGCCAGAATCATTTTATTTTCAACAATTACTTTGAAGGAATGGATAGACGTACCATTTATCTTCAAAATGAGTCATCAGACCCTTTGGATTTCATTCACGTGTATTTTAATACAATGGTCAATAGTGCTGAGGTTATTTTAGGTGGAGATGGAGGTAGCAATCCTCCTGGCAATGTCACTTTTGCAAACAACATTTTCTCACAACCTGATAATGCATTGTTTGAGGAATCGACAGGTGATGAAGCATGGATTGGTAATATTTCATTTGGATCTTTAGGTATTGATAGACCTTCAGGAATTACAGGAGTAGATCCTTTGTTAGAAGAAAACTCAGAAGGCTTCTTACAACTTTCAAGTACTAGTCCCGCTATTAACAGTGCCGAATCTGGATATCCAAGTATTCCAACGTTTGAAGGTTTGGACATTGATAATGAGATACTTCTTGATCTGATGAAACAGGATAGACCCTCGGACATCACATCAAAAGACGTGGGAGCTAGCGAGTTTTCAGATGACTTATTCGTTCAACCACATGTCAATGAAGATAATACAGGTCCTAGTTACCTTTCTAATCAAGAGTTTGTGACTTTGACCACAACTGTTGAAGGAGATGGGAGCATTGTACTAGATCCAGCTTCTGATGTGTATACCTCAGGCACTTCAGTTACCGTGACAGCCGTACCAAATGGAAATTCCCAATTCGTTGAATGGTCAGGTGCACTATCAGGTACTGAAAATCCTCAAACGATTGTCTTAAATGAAGACACAGAAGCTTCAGCAGTTTTCGAAACCGGTCCTTTGGGTCTAGATAATGAATCGAGCATAAAATTATTCCCAAATCCTACCGATACAGAAATCAATTTTCAGTTTCTCCAGAAACACAACTCCAGAATTATCATTGAGATCTACAATGCAACGGGTAAACGTATTGATCAACTTTCAAATCAACAATACAAAGAAGGCGTTCACATGATCTCTGAGAATATCTCTGGCTATGATTCAGGGATTTATTTTTTACGATTCAAGAGATTAGATTCAAATAACAGTGTGATTGATGCTGAGATACATAAGTTTTTAAAACGGTAG
- a CDS encoding DUF2306 domain-containing protein, translating to MRFFKVIGWIIVILLSGFFFYESIAPYIFNDLAPRKVKIKPFLVIHFVGAFCTLFIGPMQFWPSMRKKYLHLHRSLGKIYIIGSLIGAAMVFYLLPTYPLPGAIPALFMLAGLWILVLLAAWYFIRKRDIRQHKKFMIRSYVYGLAFIFIRLMDQLEDESLNPFSFIPDQTMRFTLYEWMCWAYPFVITEILLVWWPSINKHRISTDQTKIYQQ from the coding sequence ATGAGGTTTTTCAAAGTAATCGGTTGGATAATTGTCATATTGCTGAGTGGCTTCTTCTTCTACGAAAGTATAGCTCCCTATATTTTTAATGATTTGGCTCCTAGAAAAGTTAAAATCAAACCGTTTCTAGTTATACATTTTGTAGGAGCATTTTGCACTCTTTTCATTGGACCTATGCAATTCTGGCCCTCCATGCGAAAAAAGTATTTGCACCTTCATAGAAGCCTTGGTAAAATATACATCATTGGCTCACTCATAGGAGCAGCCATGGTTTTCTATCTTTTGCCTACCTACCCATTACCTGGTGCTATCCCTGCTCTTTTTATGCTAGCTGGCCTCTGGATACTAGTCCTTCTGGCAGCCTGGTATTTTATTAGAAAAAGGGATATCCGGCAACATAAAAAATTCATGATTCGAAGCTATGTATATGGTCTGGCATTCATCTTTATACGCCTTATGGACCAGTTGGAGGATGAAAGTCTTAATCCATTTTCATTTATTCCAGATCAGACCATGCGATTTACTTTGTACGAATGGATGTGCTGGGCATATCCATTCGTCATTACCGAAATACTATTGGTGTGGTGGCCTTCCATAAACAAGCATCGAATTTCTACAGATCAAACAAAAATCTATCAACAATGA
- a CDS encoding DUF4136 domain-containing protein: MKFISICLIVLLMSCSSSDYVVDSDFSYRGKFHRYKSFDFAINENFAGSQEESELIQKYTSSILTAWGYEESTKKPDFYVYYSIYYENLDLKGYNQPELRSWSGLSEWYQYKLNKIDTLKNDNSVSSDEYLYEDSSDTYQPVSLALKEGTMLISFFDRKKGATVWQGYASGFFRKEDPKNARMLRSAVIKIMDEFRLPSVSS; this comes from the coding sequence ATGAAGTTTATTTCGATTTGTTTGATTGTGCTGCTGATGTCATGTTCATCTTCAGACTATGTAGTGGATTCTGACTTTAGTTATCGAGGAAAATTCCACCGATATAAATCTTTTGATTTTGCAATCAATGAAAATTTTGCAGGTTCTCAAGAAGAAAGCGAGTTGATTCAAAAGTATACTTCAAGTATTCTAACCGCATGGGGGTATGAGGAAAGCACTAAAAAGCCTGACTTCTATGTGTATTACTCTATTTATTATGAAAACCTTGATTTAAAAGGATATAACCAACCTGAGCTTCGAAGCTGGTCAGGATTAAGCGAATGGTATCAGTATAAATTGAACAAAATCGATACGTTAAAAAATGACAACTCGGTGAGCAGTGATGAATATTTATATGAAGATAGCAGCGATACCTATCAGCCTGTTTCACTGGCATTAAAAGAAGGAACCATGCTTATTTCTTTTTTTGATAGAAAAAAAGGGGCAACAGTCTGGCAAGGGTATGCCTCAGGTTTCTTTAGAAAAGAAGATCCGAAAAATGCTAGAATGCTGAGGTCAGCGGTTATCAAAATTATGGATGAATTTAGATTACCTTCTGTCTCAAGCTAG
- a CDS encoding sugar kinase encodes MDKKVVTFGEIMLRLAPPGFLRFSQTNSFDVVYGGGESNVAVSLANYGVPVEFVTRLPDNDIGHCAHMEMRKRGVGTSHVAWGGERLGIYFLETGAVARGSKVVYDRAHSAMSEITAGMIDWDSVFDGVDWFHWTGITPAISQGAADACLEAVKVASEKGVTISTDLNYRKKLWKYGGDREKIMTELTEYCDIILGNEEDAEMHFGIKPEGLDITKQGHEVKAEAFLSVCQQMMKKFPRAKKVITTLRGSISASHNTWAGVMYDGVTMYESSQYQITDIVDRVGGGDSFMGGLIYGLLNYPEDDQNALNFAVAASCLKHTIKGDANLATLDEVEKLMSGDASGRVAR; translated from the coding sequence ATGGATAAAAAAGTAGTCACTTTTGGTGAGATCATGTTGAGGTTGGCCCCTCCAGGCTTTTTGAGGTTCTCGCAGACCAACTCTTTTGATGTAGTCTACGGAGGTGGAGAATCGAATGTAGCTGTTTCGTTGGCTAACTATGGAGTACCTGTTGAATTCGTCACACGTCTTCCAGACAATGATATTGGGCATTGTGCACACATGGAAATGAGAAAAAGAGGGGTGGGTACTTCACATGTCGCATGGGGAGGAGAGCGCTTAGGAATCTACTTTTTAGAGACTGGGGCGGTTGCCAGAGGCAGTAAAGTAGTTTATGATCGAGCTCACTCTGCTATGTCCGAGATCACTGCTGGTATGATAGATTGGGATAGTGTCTTTGATGGGGTAGATTGGTTTCATTGGACAGGTATTACACCAGCAATTTCTCAAGGTGCAGCAGACGCTTGCCTGGAAGCGGTAAAAGTGGCAAGTGAGAAGGGAGTTACCATCTCAACCGATCTTAACTATCGAAAAAAGCTCTGGAAATATGGAGGTGACCGAGAAAAGATCATGACTGAACTCACCGAATATTGTGACATTATACTAGGCAATGAAGAAGATGCTGAGATGCATTTTGGGATTAAGCCTGAAGGGTTAGATATCACTAAGCAAGGGCATGAGGTAAAAGCTGAGGCATTTCTATCTGTGTGTCAACAGATGATGAAAAAATTCCCCAGAGCCAAAAAGGTAATTACTACTTTGAGAGGTTCAATATCGGCATCACACAACACGTGGGCTGGCGTCATGTATGACGGAGTTACGATGTATGAATCTTCTCAGTATCAAATCACTGATATCGTAGATAGAGTAGGAGGAGGAGATTCGTTCATGGGTGGACTTATTTATGGCTTATTGAACTATCCAGAAGATGATCAAAACGCATTGAACTTTGCTGTAGCTGCCTCATGCTTGAAGCATACCATCAAGGGAGATGCCAACCTAGCTACCCTGGATGAGGTAGAAAAACTCATGAGTGGAGATGCTTCGGGGAGAGTAGCAAGATAA